From Malaya genurostris strain Urasoe2022 chromosome 2, Malgen_1.1, whole genome shotgun sequence:
TTTTCCGGACTGAACCAGCCTAGAGACCGCGTGGAATCCGGCAGAAAAAATTACTGAGAATAGATCCACCAGTTTCTTTTTTCCATGTCGTAAAGTTTCTCTTTTTCTACTTTCGTATgccagattctttcaacgattcaAATCTGGAGACTAAGCTATCACTATGTTGAACCTACAATTTTTAATTGATATaaatatttctttttgttttccgaAAGCATTCTGTCTTATGTATTGTTTGATCttgcaaaattgtttttctcattttatattatttcatGTTTTACAAGACtgtaattttcataaattcatacataaatttcatcatatttcttcgattcttcTGGAGAAGCCATTTTCAATTAGAAAAGTTTTTGCTTGTGGTTGCTCGTTTTGCCATAGCATTTCGAAATTACCTTTTAGTATATATTTAGCACATGCCGTTCGGCCCTCCAGACCTCGgtgaaaaagttgattttcatgGTGATTGCATAGCTTTAATAGATAGTAGAGAACAGAGATAAACGATAATACGTAAACATGAAAGATTAGAGCACTAGATGACTGGAAGATGAGTAAACTAGgagactaaagactgtcccagaaagtatggacgcactttgatttcgctgtaaataattcacaagtgttagatattcaaattttattcgatgtactgataatattagactacaacaacagaatattattctcaacatttgctacttagccattgtagactaactggcgcaccttcttgcgaacgttcctcattagattccgtacagacttcttggcgacaagttttgacacttttttccaatctttttcgaactgttgaatggtttcggctgccgagacatgtttcctaagatgtgccttcgttaatgctaaaaattcctcaattggtcgaagttgtgggaaatttggtggattcgtgtcttttgggacgaaagtgatatttttggtagtataccattctaccgttgatttcgagtaatggcaagaagcaagatctcgccagaggacaacaggatccttgtggcttcgaatcatgggtagaaatcgtttttgtaaacattccttgatgtatatttcgctgttcattgaagcagtggtgatgaagggtttcgaaatcttaccgcagctacaaattgcttgccagaccatagctttcttaccaaatttttttcgacttagtttaacacttgcccttctcgcaccgtataatattgtggtcccggcaaggacttgtaatcgagtttcacgtaggtttcgtcgtccatgattatgcagttcaaatttccagcaatctgaaccattgcgaaatggcagcggttttttttgcgtccatactttctgggacagtctttaggaaaCTAGACTAGAAGGCTGGAAGACTGGAAGGCTGGAAGGCTGGAAGACTGGAAGGCTGGAAGACTGGAAGGCTGGAAGACTGGAAGGCTGGAAGACTGGAAGGCTGGAAGACTGGAAGGCTGGAAGACTGGAAGGCTGGAAGACTGGAAGGCTGGAAGACTGGAAGGCTGGAAGACTGGAAGGCTGGAAGACTGGAAGGCTGGAAGACTGGAAGGCTGGAAGACTGGAAGGCTGGAAGACTGGAAGGCTGGAAGACTGGAAGGCTGGAAGACTGGAAGGCTGGAAGACTGGAAGGCTGGAAGACTGGAAGGCTGGAAGACTGGAAGGCTGGAAGACTGGAAGGCTGGAAGACTGGAAGGCTGGAAGACTGGAAGGCTGGAAGACTGGAAGGCTGGAAGACTGGAAGGCTGGAAGACTGGAAGGCTGGAAGACTGGAAGGCTGGAAGACTGGAAGGCTGGAAGACTGGAAGGCTGGAAGACTGGAAGGCTGGAAGACTGGAAGGCTGGAAGACTGGAAGGCTGGAAGACTGGAAGGCTGGAAGACTGGAAGGCTGGAAGACTGGAAGGCTGGAAGACTGGAAGGCTGGAAGACTGGAAGGCTGGAAGACTGGAAGGCTGGAAGGCTGGAAGACTGGAAGGCTGGAAGACTGGAAGGCTGGAAGACTGGAAGGCTGGAAGACTGGAAGGCTGGAAGACTGGAAGGCTGGAAGACTGGAAGGCTGGAAGACTGGAAGGCTGGAAGATTGGAAGGCTGGAAGACTGGAAGGCTGGAAGACTGGAAGACTGGAAGACTGGAAGACTGGAAGACTAGGGAActggaagactagaagactagaagactaggaGACTAGAGCATAGAGTACAGTTCTGCGATTGGTTTTTATAAACGAATCGAATATCAAAGGAACATAAAAATGATGAATTTATACCTCTCGACCTTTGCCCACGCCCTCATCATTACTATGCCAAATATTgccctttttcaaaaaaaatcatttgtcatTTGATGTTATTCCAAATGAATACAGTTATGAATATCGCTTTTCACGTCACGGGTTTGACCATTTTTTAGATCAAATAAACGTGAAAATTCTGTGAATTGGAAAAACAGTTCACTTAGGAATTCATTTTCGTGTTTAGATTTTTCAGATATTCATATGAAAGCTTAGTCCTACATCAAAAATATTCCATCATGCTCCATCATATTTTCCAGTATTTCTGTCTAgccaacgtaatcttttttaggTTGAAGCCAGAGTGAgcgcgacacgcgacgcgatgCGTAACGCGAAAGTTTTCCAATGATAGCGGGTGTCAAAGTGATAGTAgtaacaaaacaatataatttagttATATTCCTAtttaatgaaaagaaaattcaGATCAAAATTAATCGAAATCATCTTGACTGAATCCACTCTTATTTAAGCCATCTACATGCTGTAGTGTTAATCGCCTGCAGCTCTATCCGAAGTTGtagctttttttgcaaaatgcaAATCTTTCTCACGcgacaatgtttttttctgcaGTAGTTTCAACTTTCGAAGTTCCATTTCCAGAAGTAGTGCTGATAGGAAACCAGCTTCTTaacattttcaactaaaaatttatGGAAAATGTATAAACTTTTTCCATAGACATAATTCGAAATATTCTCAAAACTCATTTAATGAACTTCCATTGACTTTATATGCCAGTAATTTCTAATGTTCTCAAATCTCCAACACTTGCGCATTTCGTTAAAACTGCTCCGATTAGtgctttgatgtcaataaaattatcttctttcgccataacgaaaaataatttaggAAACCTTTGGTCGCTCGTTAATCGCATGAAAAACTGTGCACGTacgccagagagaaagcgactaGCGATGCGATGCGACCATTAAAGTTCTGTATTTCATTCATTTGtttacagcaaaaaattaaCATGTATTTCAGAGTAAACACGAGGCGTTGCATAGTGACAAACGATTTTCGGTGCGATTAAACAACGAAGCAGTACGTGCACAGTTTTTCATGCGATTAACGAGCGATCAAAGGTTTcctaaattatttttcgttgtggcgaaagaagatttttttttatatcaaagcACTAATCGGAGCAGTATTAACGGTATGCGCAAGTGTTGGAGATTTGAAAACATTAGAAATTACTGGTATGTACAGTCAATGAAAGTGCATTAAATGAGTTTCGAGAATATTTCGAATTATGTCGATAGAAAAAGTTTATACATTTTCCataaatttttagttgaaaatgttAAGAAACTGGCTTCCAATCGGCACTACTTCTGGAAATAGAATTTCGAAAGCTGAAATTACtgcagaaaaaaacattgtcgCGTGAGAAAGATTTGCATTCTACAAACAACTTCGGATAGAGCTGCATGCGATTAACACTACAGCATGTAGATGGCTTAAATAAGAGCGGATTCAGTCAAGATGATTTCGATTGACGATTGAGATgattatattgttttattacTACTATCACTTTGACACTCGCTATCATTGGAAAACTTTCGCGTTACGcatcgcgtcgcgtgtcgcgcccactctggcttcaccctaagaaCTGTTAGAGATTTGATGCATTCCAACTTATTTTATCTTTGAATGTTTTGTAATTAACTTTCCAAACTGATAAACGGATCACAAGCTAATACTGATAAAtgtgcaaaatcgtataaaaattaTGTGCTATTGTTAAACAAAATTTAAGATATTGACCTAAAAAATTCCGCATTGGAATAAGATAAAACTGATGAAACGCCAGATTACGCAGCAGGTGAAGGAAAAATGAGCGAGACCGTAAAAGTGCCAGCTCCAGTATCCAAATTTGGACGCAATAATCACGATCAATCTATCGtttatttccaaaataaatCGTCATTTGTTTGCTCCCAACGAAGGATAAATAAGCGATAGTAAATATTTGACTAATGAGGACATTATGTCGCCGGTGAGTAGTGGCAGTGGCGCTAATGTGCCAAGGAAAAGATAGAGTCGAAAATGCATAGATTGATTGAAGCGTGTCGATCATAAATCATATCTTTCTGGGGTAATGGTCCTAGTCTGGGTGGTGGTGATTCACCAGTTATATATTTTTCCTGTTTGGACCGTGAAGCTCCGGAGAATGAATATATATTTTGATTTGATGACCATCGAATCTTGATTGTGAATTAGAATCGTAATTCGTTCCAAACTGCCTCATAAAAAACAGATTAGATATAGAAAACATCACAGACAAATTGTTGATCAATTCAATTGTTGACTTTTAAATTAAATGCTCAGTCAACAGCGTAAAACGATAGTCTCGAATGACCCCAGGCCAGATGGTTGATTCACGCTTATCTTAACTGAATGGTTTCGTGCAATTAAATTCAGAAAACGAAAATCCTAGAATAGCATTACCCATCTTCGCCGGTTTCAAGCGAAACGACGGCAATTCCGATGGGAGTGAGAATGGCTAATAGATAATATAAACAAATTTGAAAGATATTAGCGGAAGATAAACTTATTGAATTGCGAGAAATTCCCGTTGGCTTTATTATGATGTTTTTGTTTCAGCTTATGGGTTTCGTAAGTAAACGAAGTCAGAGCGAAATGATATGGAAAAGGTGTTTCTGGAACGAAGGTAAATTCATATAAGACCCTCAGTGCTTTAACTCAGTAACGATCTACGGTGTTGTGATTCTATCGTTTCTGGAGGAAGACTTTCTGGTCCGATGAAAGAGCTCACAGCTATCAACGCCCCCTGTTTCACGTTGATTCTTTCTTTGAATATCTTCTTACCAGCACAATCGCGCTCGGTTCATTAGCTAGACCCGCCATAACAAATGCAGGTACGGCCGACGGGTTTCTTTCCTTTGATAATATTTCAATCTAATAATTATACACGCTGTGTCAGCCATATTGAAACGGTGATGGTATAACTTAACTAATGAAAAGGTGTAGAGGAATCAGAAGACAAAAAAAACTATATAAAGGAAAAGACGATTGGCCTCAGCCAGCGGCGCAGAATTTTAAGCTGAATCATAAAAACTAAATTAGAAAACCGGGTGGAATGAAGAAACGCGAATGTAACTGGAAAAGGTTTGGTCATTCGTTGGTTTTTGTTGTTTTAGGTTCGCATGATTCTAAGGAGGCGGGTGTATGAAGAGCCCGGTGAGGTTGAAGATGATCCTGAGGCTTAAAGCGAGTTGAGGATGGCCACTGAAAGCTGTATCATTTTTTCCATTAGTGCAAACTGGTATAATTTACAGTACAATCATTTCGTTTTGTTATGAAAGATCAGCAAATATTTGTAAGAATAATTAGCTCCAATTATATATAACTTAGTTCAGTCATGTATACAAAATTAACTTTTCATGCACTACCATCTTTATACTATCAATATAACAGAAAAGTGCTTCagctttttttcaattattactgttgaaaaaaacctatttttggATTTTAACCTTTCTTTTCCACCGCCGCCTTTACGATATTTATACATGTGAAGCAAGTTGGAAAAAGCGTTGTTTTATGAAAACAGCACAGCACGGAAAGTAATTTGATTGCTAATTTAACAGAATTTTACATCAAAGCAGACTGAAAACTTAGATATAGTTGTTGATTGATGTGATTCACTTCCAAAAACACGGCATGCTTCGATTTTCTTAGGGTGTaactttcaatttattttaagagtgtgcaaaattttgaagtttCACTATTTTAAATTTCTATCAAATGCTTGCGTAAATTTCAATGCTAACAGTATTGGTTTTGATTGGAATATTTTCATTGGCTGCGCAACTTTATAAAATTATGCCAAATCACAGTACGACCGACGACTTCCAATAATTTAGTTCACTTCAGCGGAAACGATTGGAAAACTCTAAAAgatcccgatcagatgcacataacaaaatcatagcacaagtatatcaacagttgatatgtataacaatttgtgttattttgagatatttaacaaattagatcagttgaaagttaaaacttatggtaactatgataacgttcattaattggaaaaatgagttcttccgttgctttatatcgaaataaaatgatcagaatttcaaaaaaccaaAAGCTGAATCCAGATCACTTAaccaattattcatttaatgaaaaaaatcattcaataatTTTGGACTttaacgatgctaaaagttggctgtgatatagtttttctgtgttaaatttgctttcTAATttgttacaactattgttataagttTCTGCTTCCGGAATACTGTAGTTAtaacaaattcaataataattatgatacgaacgtttcaaaatccgttacgattttgttcccgctagagtcttttttgttatgagttttgttattttacagcttatatttcaaaatttgttacaaaatttttctgaaataaattactccagttgttataattctgttattaccatctgatcgggatgcGATAGgattctaaaaagaaaaacctttttaatccacctagttttgtaatgatgcctttctcatattacttatatttgctAAAAAACGATactgcgaaattttttttcaatcttgaataaaataagaaactttctttgggtataaactatcaTAAccgtttcaatttgtaaacagtcatgtcaagttaataagaattaaaggtacttctggaaccgggaacttggaatcagtatagccgaagtcggttcgtttagttagtcactaatatagcctacaaattgaatcagttttaagccaaatctagaaggatTTTACCCTTTTTCTAAATgactgtgcaattttaaacacactttaccctatgaaagaatgaggaaattcaatagcaacctatgggacaacgagatttttttattttcatcgtgtgattatttgacacatactcacacacataaacGCACAgaaacatacattgctcagctctgtCGAATTATATAAAACACTTAGCCTTCTGGGTCAATTTTCACAAGTTTTCGagaataaactttctatatgaaaaaggcaataagtgtacttttatagaaagcatcgttatcatgattttgtaataacacaaattgaataaaaggtttagaaatttacatttttttcaccaaaaatttataaatataaatttttaatgtggcaaccttgTGAAgcttgattcgtgaaaatcggtttaatcgctgctgagaaatcgaagtgagttacatttttggagattttcttcactactatTGGTGCTGTCGGAAGCGGaatccggggactagtagtcagaAAATAGGGTTATATACTCTCTAAATAACGAGGTCTGCCaaatagatgaatttagcagtaactttaataaaaatgtgcaccttatttcgccatcgcttgtgaaaaaacactcatgaaattgaaaattttcactaattgcactgtaataccgggaccggaagtcggatcggaatcaacttttcggagactttttaaagaatgcaaagaccttttatttgtctattagtttgtgaaaatcggttaaaaaataTCCGGGAAAATAGAGTgcgaatttttcaataaatttgcacatatttccttgtaattccggaaccggaaatcggatttgaatcatctttcatttgcatcttagtttgtaaaaatcggttaagatatttccgagaaaattaaatgCGCATTTtttatagatttgcacatattgcttcgtaattccggaaccggaagtcggatcgggataaaattcaatagcgatctatgggaccgtaaccttccatttgaatctaagtttgtgaaaatcggttcagccatttctgagaaaatcgagtgacaatatttgtcacacatacacacacagacatttgctcagctcgtcgagctgagtcgaatggtataggaattgtatagcctttttatttgagaaaggcaaaaagactttctcgaccgctaaagtcaatgaatcattcttaaattttcacagaataatctaaactaattttctaagagattgtcggttggggtttttgatattcgtcaccgtttctgagaaaatcagatttaaagcgtgaaaatagccctctaaaacacactggcctcagacatTAATAAACTGCggacatttttcatatttatcaaACATTTTGACCGACAGCTAAACTTAGCAGACTTGTTTTTTAATGAGTAATAAGAATCGTCTTCGAAGAAATCATTTGCAGTTCGATGCGTGAATCCGAATTTATTCTGTTCTTGTTTATTGTCATGCCATCTCTATTGTGTGTGTGTTGTTACGCCGTAACTCTTCTTACACTGTATTAGGTAGGTAGGATAATTCAACAATTTCAACTGATCATAAATTGAATTCGATACAGTGTTTCCGTTTTTGCCAACAGCTTCTTAATTCCAACAGATGTTGGAGCGATTGAACAAAGGCAATTCGTATTtcgtttaaatttttaaatatcagtcaattttgaaaattgaaaaggtttcattcatttttattgTTGTTACAGTTAAGTTAGAATGGGTAGTTTGTTGGCGATAAAGTGCTTGTCAGTAAGTCAATTAAGTAAAAATTTGATTGTGTGcaagaatgttttgaaaattatgGTGTAAAAAACTCATAACACCCGCAGAGGGATGCTTTCCAGTGAAAATGAGCGTTTATCTACATCGCTTGAAAAAGTGGACAGGTTTACAGATTTGGTTTACAGAGTTGATCCAAGAAAGTTTTACCATTTTGTATGAAGATTTGTGCTGAAAAGTTTAATGAcaaattttttacaaaaaataaactgtTAGTACGGTTGAAACgaagttttattttgattaGGACATTATGACTTTCGAAGCGTTGTTGAAGTAAAAGTTATTGCTTTTCAATGATTCATCGATATaaaatttgtttacattttggttataaattgaaatattcgGGTAATGCTCGATCTCAGTAAGTAGGATCACACACACACTCAGAAAATTATGTTAAGCTTCAGATGTGGAAATCAGATTCCACATTTCGAGAGTCACAAATCTTCACTAATCAGCAGGTTACCCATCGGATAAAATATTACTGTTATAAATAGAATCACTCAGATAAAACTATACGTATATCCCACGCATCTTTGACCTTCAGAATCTCTACTCAGTTACATACATTCCGAGAATATTATGGTATAATCAGTACTTAAGGACGTCTACAGCATTCAAAATTATCGTTAAATAAGATACTTTCTTGAATTGTAGGATTTTTTTCCCCAAATAAAATTGCCGCCAGACGAACGATACATCCGAACTGACAATCGCATTTTGACACATTCAGTTgttgaaccattttcttaaCAAAACGAAATAAACTACATCCTTGGCTTTTATTGCAATCTAATCAtcgaaacaaaatttgttgtttgGACACCGTTTTTGTACAATTGATAGTGTTCAATTTATAagtgcatgcaaaaaacacTATCGCTTTTTTCAAATCCTTCTTAAATTAAATCAATCTGTCCATCTGTTTAAACCAgtattaaaattaatttatcaGATGATAAATATTAGAGCTGAAAAGTAAAGTTATTCCGATTGTACTTATTTTGTTCCTGGTATCTGAAATTATTGCAAATACTTCAATTGAATAATTGCTTCATAACTAACATTTCTATTACCCTTAATAATAAACACAAACAACGATGTTTGTGCTGTGCCAGATCCATGTGAGAATGGCTTCACCTTAAATGTAAAATAGAACTTGATTTAAATCCAATATAACCACATAGGAGTCACACATTAGATCACTTTCGTTATTCGTCTCGTTTCCCCGACCGCTCTCGGCCCAGCAGGGTACAGAACAGGGAGCGGCTGGCGCTCACAGTCCAACACAACCCAACAGGTCGGTCAATCACTGACTGAAAGCTCTAATCCGAACGATCGTTCCATCATCGTTCCCGAGATCAATTAAACAATTCATCCATGTATAATTATGAGCCGATCtgtcgaatgaaattcaatttagAAGTGGAAATTACCACAACATTAGACGGATCGACCGATCGACGGGGGTTCGTTCGAGGTCCCCGAAAGCGACAAGTTGAACCAAGGGGCCATGTGTGTGGTCTTCGCCTACGGGTAGAGAGAAGATCCCAAGCCGGCAGAGGCACACGCGTTTGATCTCAGCTCCTTGTCGGCTTCGATAATTTTTCACCTCATATCAATAGGAACGGATCGAAGGGACTAATTGTTTTCGGACCTGATCCTTGCTGTCGAGCCCGGAGGGGTGGATACTATTTTGGAAAGTTTCCGTTAGGATCTGTCAAAACAAGCCGAGATTTAAGAGGGTTGGTGTGGTTGtgtttcattttaggggatggaCTTGTTTTGTAATTTCTTGGTCATGGAATCTACCTGTTCGTTTTGTATGGACTGTTTGATAAATGGTTTGAACAATTCATGTGTGTTATAATATTTCGTTTTGGTCAGTGTTTTTGGTTTGGACATGCCATTCCGGGTTTCCAAAGTCTTATGAGAAAATCACTAGAGTTCGTCATCGTCATAAGGAACAATCAAAGAACCCGATGATAGTACTTTTATTCTTGCAGGCTGGTATCTATGAATGCTTGTTAGGTAATTACGATAATGCTTACACACTGAAATCATCATTTCGCCTAAAAAACTTGTTAGTTTACTATAAAACcaaaacaacaattgtattactAAAAGTTATTCCAATACTTTTTGATTATTTACTAGCAAGTTACATGTACTAAACAGGATACGTGTTGAGAATTAATAGCGCATCACGTTCCAATTGTTGGTACTTTTTGATGTATAtttgatctttgttttctaGGTCAGGATTTGAATACCCATACGTCAATCAATTGTGTTTCAGTCACTAATGTTATTTCACCCGCTggctggaaatatttctacttaGCGATCTGAAAGGATGCAACCATATGtattttcaataacatataattgaaattttgtttactCTTGAacagtatcatgtatcatgcatCTGCTATAAATTCATATCGACATATCAGTTGAAAAGCGTCGCTCTGGTTGATCATGCAgagcaaaagcgaaactgtggaAGCTCTCAAATCTAagaatataagcgaaattatttcTAAAGCTTCAGCCTCAGTGGGTAGTGGCTCTTCGTCGGTTTGCAAATTTAGAGAAATAATACGGATGCGCAGAAAATATTTACGAAAATCTATGGATCGGAAATTCATTGGATGTTAAACGCTATTGCACGAGAGTATGAATAGAttcatcttgattaggaaccaacaccgaacattgttttatagccgacgaaattacaccgatatcccaaatgtatacaattatatCTTTATACATATTTGCGATACGAATTTTgatattaagcttctcttcgtcaagcttgtgttcaagttttgtatgcaagcagtgacttttatagcgttaaatttctctaccattctgc
This genomic window contains:
- the LOC131429321 gene encoding uncharacterized protein LOC131429321 is translated as MEAVAKPILYKYPCLDFADDDESCLLLVVPDEVDRDDDSFCPLLLAREETRLEGWKTGRLEGWKTGRLEDWKAGRLEGWKTGRLEDWKAGRLEGWKTGRLEDWKAGRLEGWKTGRLEDWKAGRLEGWKTGRLEDWKAGRLEGWKTGRLEDWKAGRLEGWKTGRLEDWKAGRLEGWKTGRLEDWKAGRLEGWKTGRLEDWKAGRLEGWKTGRLEDWKAGRLEGWKTGRLEDWKAGRLEGWKTGRLEDWKAGRLEGWKAGRLEGWKTGRLEDWKAGRLEGWKTGRLEDWKAGRLEGWKIGRLEDWKAGRLEDWKTGRLED